In the Alteromonas sp. M12 genome, one interval contains:
- a CDS encoding DUF3429 domain-containing protein, giving the protein MLKYHAKILGYAGLIPFIMLPFFILWETVSYFEGVGFFIQYSAIILSFLGGVLWFDGINNERSISLLYIAMLPSILAWLSVIWLPPKIALIALACAFTVVIFYEFKLSTLAVWYRSLRIRLTSITVGSHLMMIWLIQQTSQ; this is encoded by the coding sequence ATGCTTAAATACCACGCCAAAATATTAGGGTACGCAGGCCTAATTCCATTTATCATGTTGCCTTTTTTCATTCTATGGGAAACCGTTTCTTACTTTGAAGGGGTCGGTTTCTTCATTCAATACTCCGCTATAATACTGTCGTTTTTAGGTGGGGTGTTATGGTTTGACGGAATTAATAACGAACGTTCTATTAGCTTGTTGTATATTGCCATGTTGCCGTCAATTTTAGCCTGGTTAAGTGTTATTTGGTTACCTCCAAAGATAGCCCTGATTGCTTTAGCCTGTGCTTTTACTGTGGTTATTTTCTACGAATTTAAACTTTCCACCTTGGCCGTATGGTATCGATCCTTAAGAATACGCTTGACCTCGATTACCGTTGGTAGCCATTTAATGATGATTTGGTTAATTCAGCAAACGTCTCAATAA
- the gltA gene encoding citrate synthase produces MAETKAILKVGDKEVELPVLSGTAGNDVIDVRALGSSGYFTFDPGFMATGSCESSITFIDGAKGVLLHRGYSIEELARDADYIEVCYMLLHDKTPTSEEYADFKNTITRHTLVHDQLTNFFRGFRRDAHPMAMLCGTVGALSSFYHDDLDISDPEQRLRSAYRLIAKMPTLVAMCYKYNVGQPFVYPRNDLSYAENFLNMMFSVPAEDYKISPAVAKAMDRIFTLHADHEQNASTSTVRLAGSSGANPYACIAAGVASLWGPAHGGANEACLNMLQEIGSVDRIPEFIDRAKDKNDPFRLMGFGHRVYKNHDPRATVMRESCHEVLEEMNIDDPLLNVAMELEKIALSDPYFAEKKLFPNVDFYSGIILKAIGIPTNMFTCIFALARTVGWVSHWHEMLSQPGQKIGRPRQLYTGENLRKYTPIKK; encoded by the coding sequence ATGGCAGAAACTAAAGCCATTTTAAAGGTAGGCGACAAAGAGGTAGAACTTCCGGTACTTTCGGGAACTGCTGGGAACGACGTAATAGATGTTCGAGCTTTAGGCTCTAGCGGTTACTTCACTTTTGACCCTGGTTTTATGGCTACTGGTTCTTGCGAATCATCCATCACGTTTATTGATGGAGCTAAAGGCGTATTGCTTCATAGAGGTTATTCAATCGAAGAGCTTGCCAGAGACGCTGATTATATTGAAGTTTGTTATATGTTGTTACACGACAAAACGCCAACTTCAGAAGAATATGCTGATTTCAAAAACACTATTACACGTCACACATTGGTTCACGATCAATTAACAAATTTCTTTAGAGGTTTCCGCAGAGACGCGCATCCTATGGCCATGTTATGTGGAACAGTAGGCGCACTTTCTAGCTTCTATCATGATGATTTAGATATTTCAGATCCTGAACAACGTCTTCGTAGTGCATATCGCTTAATCGCTAAAATGCCTACTTTAGTAGCCATGTGTTACAAATATAATGTTGGTCAACCCTTTGTTTATCCTCGAAATGATCTAAGTTATGCAGAAAACTTCTTAAACATGATGTTTTCTGTACCAGCTGAAGATTACAAAATCAGCCCTGCTGTTGCTAAAGCTATGGATCGTATCTTTACGCTGCATGCTGACCACGAGCAAAATGCATCGACTTCTACAGTAAGACTTGCAGGTTCTTCAGGTGCTAACCCATATGCGTGTATCGCAGCTGGTGTTGCATCTTTATGGGGACCAGCTCACGGTGGAGCTAATGAAGCTTGCTTAAACATGCTGCAAGAAATAGGCAGTGTTGACCGTATTCCAGAGTTTATCGACCGCGCTAAAGACAAGAATGACCCTTTCAGACTAATGGGATTCGGGCACCGTGTTTATAAAAACCACGATCCTCGTGCAACTGTTATGCGTGAAAGCTGTCACGAAGTGCTAGAAGAAATGAATATCGATGATCCTTTGCTAAATGTAGCTATGGAACTTGAAAAAATCGCCTTGAGCGACCCCTATTTCGCAGAGAAGAAACTTTTCCCGAATGTGGATTTTTATTCAGGTATCATTCTTAAAGCAATTGGCATTCCTACTAACATGTTTACTTGTATATTCGCATTAGCAAGAACTGTTGGTTGGGTTTCTCATTGGCATGAAATGCTTAGTCAACCTGGACAAAAAATTGGGCGTCCTCGTCAGCTTTATACTGGTGAGAACTTAAGAAAATACACCCCAATTAAAAAATAA
- the sdhC gene encoding succinate dehydrogenase, cytochrome b556 subunit, with amino-acid sequence MKKQRPVNLQLNTISFPPSAIVSILHRATGVAMFFALIFVIWAWAVSVSSLDGFNTVQEVMAGPLGKFVAIGTLSALTYHILGGIRHVIMDMGHWEEIQSGNLSAQATIGLWVLVTIVIGVILW; translated from the coding sequence GTGAAAAAACAAAGACCAGTCAATCTGCAACTCAATACGATAAGTTTTCCCCCTTCAGCTATAGTTTCTATTTTACATCGGGCAACCGGTGTCGCAATGTTCTTCGCTCTGATTTTCGTAATCTGGGCTTGGGCTGTATCTGTATCTTCCCTTGATGGGTTTAATACAGTGCAAGAAGTTATGGCAGGGCCCCTTGGTAAATTCGTGGCTATCGGTACTTTATCCGCATTGACCTATCATATCCTTGGCGGTATCCGTCACGTGATTATGGACATGGGTCATTGGGAAGAAATTCAGTCAGGTAATTTAAGCGCACAAGCCACTATTGGTTTGTGGGTGTTAGTGACTATCGTTATAGGAGTGATATTGTGGTAA
- the sdhD gene encoding succinate dehydrogenase, hydrophobic membrane anchor protein → MVTEQASLKRNGVQDFVTLRATALIITLFSFYMTYFFIATPVVTFEVWRDLFSSIFMKVFTFITLVAIMYHVRIGLWQVLTDYVKAPGLRATLQYVLNIIAFVYVAVGLFVLWGVK, encoded by the coding sequence GTGGTAACGGAACAAGCGAGTTTGAAACGTAATGGAGTGCAAGATTTTGTTACTCTGCGTGCTACGGCACTTATCATTACCTTATTTTCTTTTTACATGACATATTTCTTTATCGCCACTCCTGTGGTGACTTTTGAAGTATGGAGAGATTTGTTCTCTAGCATATTTATGAAAGTTTTCACTTTCATTACGCTAGTCGCAATTATGTACCATGTAAGAATTGGTCTATGGCAAGTTTTAACCGATTATGTCAAGGCTCCAGGTTTAAGAGCAACGTTACAATATGTACTTAACATTATTGCTTTTGTTTATGTTGCAGTTGGTTTATTTGTTTTGTGGGGTGTGAAGTGA
- the sdhA gene encoding succinate dehydrogenase flavoprotein subunit produces the protein MSIPVHEFDAVVVGAGGAGMRAALQISQSGKSCALLSKVFPTRSHTVSAQGGITVALGNAHEDNWEWHMYDTVKGSDYIGDQDAIEYMCKTGPEAIIEMENMGLPFSRFEDGRIYQRPFGGQSQNFGGEQGARTAAAADRTGHALLHLLYQQNVKNKTKVFSEWYALDLVKNQNGDVVGCTAIDIESGEVVYFKSKAVVLATGGAGRIYASTTNAHINTGDGVGMALRAGVPVQDMEMWQFHPTGIAGAGTLVTEGCRGEGGYLLNKDGERFMERYAPNAKDLAGRDVVARSMMTEIREGRGCEGPWGTHIKLKLDHLGKDVLESRLPGILELSRTFAHVDPVKEPIPVIPTCHYMMGGIPTNVDGQAISIDKDGNEKPIGGLFACGEIACVSVHGANRLGGNSLLDLVVFGRATGLHLGEAIDKIDFAEASQTDVEEALVRFNRWESSEVGKGEDPVQIKKDLQQCMQLNFSVFREGDAMAEGLAELKEIRERLKFARLDDKSSDFNTQRIECLELDNLMETAFSTAVAANFRTESRGAHSRFDYPDRDDSQWLCHSVYLPESESMLKRDVNMTPKLREAFPPKARTY, from the coding sequence GTGAGTATTCCGGTTCATGAGTTCGATGCAGTAGTAGTAGGAGCTGGCGGCGCTGGAATGCGAGCAGCTTTACAAATTTCTCAATCAGGCAAGTCCTGTGCGTTACTTTCAAAAGTGTTTCCAACACGTTCACATACAGTGTCTGCCCAAGGCGGAATCACTGTAGCCTTAGGAAACGCCCATGAAGATAACTGGGAATGGCACATGTACGATACGGTTAAAGGTTCTGATTATATCGGTGACCAAGACGCTATCGAATATATGTGTAAGACTGGTCCTGAAGCGATCATTGAAATGGAAAATATGGGTTTGCCATTTTCTCGTTTTGAAGACGGTCGCATTTATCAACGTCCTTTCGGTGGTCAATCTCAAAACTTCGGCGGTGAGCAAGGCGCTCGTACAGCTGCAGCGGCTGACCGTACAGGCCACGCATTATTGCACTTGCTTTATCAGCAAAATGTTAAAAATAAAACAAAAGTATTCAGTGAATGGTATGCCCTTGATCTCGTCAAAAACCAAAATGGTGATGTAGTCGGTTGTACTGCTATTGACATTGAAAGTGGTGAAGTCGTTTACTTTAAATCTAAAGCGGTAGTATTGGCTACCGGTGGTGCAGGGCGTATATACGCTTCAACCACTAATGCACACATTAATACTGGCGACGGTGTTGGTATGGCATTAAGAGCTGGTGTTCCAGTTCAAGATATGGAAATGTGGCAGTTCCACCCAACAGGTATAGCCGGTGCTGGTACGCTAGTAACCGAAGGTTGCCGTGGTGAAGGTGGATACCTCCTTAATAAAGACGGTGAGCGTTTCATGGAACGTTATGCACCAAATGCTAAAGATTTGGCTGGTCGTGACGTTGTTGCCCGTTCAATGATGACTGAGATTCGTGAAGGTCGCGGATGTGAAGGTCCTTGGGGTACGCATATTAAACTTAAACTAGATCACCTAGGTAAAGACGTTCTAGAATCTAGATTACCAGGTATCCTTGAGTTGTCTCGTACGTTTGCACACGTGGATCCAGTTAAAGAGCCAATTCCAGTTATTCCAACTTGTCATTATATGATGGGTGGTATTCCAACTAATGTTGATGGCCAAGCTATCAGCATCGATAAAGATGGCAACGAAAAACCAATTGGTGGGTTGTTTGCCTGTGGTGAGATTGCATGTGTATCTGTCCACGGTGCAAACCGTCTTGGTGGAAACTCGCTATTAGACTTGGTTGTATTCGGTCGTGCCACTGGTCTTCACCTTGGTGAAGCTATCGATAAGATTGATTTTGCTGAAGCATCGCAAACTGATGTTGAAGAAGCGCTGGTTCGTTTCAATCGCTGGGAAAGCTCAGAAGTTGGTAAAGGCGAAGATCCAGTACAAATTAAGAAAGACTTACAGCAATGTATGCAGCTTAATTTCTCTGTATTCCGTGAAGGTGATGCGATGGCCGAAGGTCTTGCTGAATTGAAAGAAATTAGAGAAAGATTGAAATTCGCTCGTTTAGATGACAAGAGTAGCGATTTCAACACTCAACGTATTGAGTGTCTTGAACTAGATAACTTAATGGAAACTGCATTTAGTACGGCAGTTGCAGCGAACTTTAGAACGGAAAGTCGTGGTGCTCATAGCCGATTCGATTATCCTGACCGTGATGATTCACAGTGGTTATGTCACTCTGTTTATTTACCAGAGTCAGAATCAATGCTTAAACGTGATGTGAACATGACACCTAAATTACGCGAAGCATTTCCACCTAAAGCTAGAACTTATTAA
- a CDS encoding succinate dehydrogenase iron-sulfur subunit, which yields MNLSFSIYRYNPDVDNAPRMQEYSLEVEEGQDMMVLDALIALKEQDPTLSFRRSCREGVCGSDGVNMNGKNGLACITPLSALGKGKIVVRPLPGLPVVRDLVVDMSQFYTQYEKIKPFLINDDNHPPAREHLQLPEERAKLDGLYECILCACCSTSCPSFWWNPDKFIGPAGLLHAYRFLIDSRDTATDARLSDLDDAFSVFRCHGIMNCVSVCPKGLNPTKAIGHIKSMLLQRAV from the coding sequence ATGAATCTTTCTTTCTCAATATATCGTTACAACCCGGATGTTGATAACGCACCACGCATGCAAGAATACTCGCTTGAAGTGGAAGAAGGGCAAGATATGATGGTGCTTGATGCGCTTATCGCCCTTAAAGAACAAGATCCTACGTTGTCATTCCGTCGCTCATGCCGTGAAGGTGTTTGTGGTTCTGATGGCGTAAATATGAATGGTAAAAATGGTTTGGCATGTATCACGCCGCTTTCCGCTTTAGGAAAAGGTAAAATTGTGGTTCGTCCATTACCTGGTTTACCAGTCGTACGTGATCTGGTCGTTGACATGAGTCAGTTCTATACGCAATATGAAAAAATTAAACCATTTTTGATCAATGACGACAATCATCCGCCAGCCCGTGAACATCTTCAACTTCCTGAAGAGCGTGCTAAGCTGGATGGCTTATATGAATGTATTCTATGTGCATGTTGTTCTACATCATGTCCGTCATTTTGGTGGAACCCTGACAAGTTCATTGGACCTGCTGGATTACTGCATGCTTATCGATTCCTAATTGATAGTCGTGACACAGCAACTGATGCTAGACTAAGTGATTTGGACGACGCTTTTAGCGTGTTCCGTTGTCACGGTATAATGAACTGCGTTAGTGTTTGTCCCAAAGGACTAAACCCGACGAAAGCCATCGGCCATATCAAGTCGATGCTACTACAACGGGCTGTTTAG
- the sucA gene encoding 2-oxoglutarate dehydrogenase E1 component: protein MQQSVMKAWWDSSHMAGGNAAYIEELYETFLEDPNSVSEQWRSIFESLPKVEGVELDTNHSLIREQFKALAALGPAARATSSAPSKTSTSDDKQVKVLQLINAYRFRGHQHANLDPLDLWKQPRVRDLELSHHNLTEKDFDTHFNVGSYAIGQETMTLKDLFTSLNRTYCGSIGSEYMHITDTEQKRWLQQRIESVQAKPEISRDEKINILKGLVAADGMEKYLGAKFPGAKRFSLEGGDALVPMLKGLINHAGESGAKEVVIGMAHRGRLNVLVNVLGKNPSVLFDEFSGKHDESLGAGDVKYHAGFSSDFATGGGNVHLALAFNPSHLEIVNPVVIGSVRARLDRRNCADGSTVLPITIHGDSAIAGQGVVQETFNMSQTRGFKVGGTVRIVINNQVGFTTSKTEDTRSTQYCTDIAKMVQAPIFHVNSDDPEAVLFVTKLALDYRNTFKRDVMIDLVCYRRHGHNEADEPNATQPLMYQKIKKHPVPRALYADQLTTEGSIEAHEVEKLVSEYRAALDHGACVVPEWRPMTEHSVDWTPYLGHDWTAEYDASIEKERLLELGRSIVKYPEEFKLQSRVKKLYGDREAMLKEEKLIDWGMAENLAYADIVSKGTNIRLTGQDSGRGTFFHRHAVLHNQVDGAEFMPLQNIDESQGKMEIYDSVLSEAAVVAFEFGYATAEPGTLTIWEAQFGDFANGAQVVIDQFLSSGEAKWGRLCGLTLLLPHGYEGQGPEHSSARLERFLQLCADHNWQVCVPSTPAQVYNMIRRQAIRPMRRPLIVMSPKSLLRHPLAVSSFDELTDGIFHNVIDEIDEIKPADVKRVVMCSGKVYYDLLEQRRKNEQHDVAIVRIEQLYPFPSEEMVANITKKYAHVKDWVWCQEEPQNQGAWYCSQHHFWASIPEGAKLTYAGRTASASPAVGYNAVHNQQQKALVDDALTL, encoded by the coding sequence ATGCAACAAAGCGTGATGAAAGCATGGTGGGATTCTTCACACATGGCTGGCGGCAACGCTGCTTATATAGAAGAACTCTACGAAACATTTTTGGAAGACCCCAACAGTGTTTCAGAGCAGTGGCGAAGTATTTTCGAAAGCCTGCCTAAAGTAGAAGGCGTTGAATTAGATACCAACCATTCTTTAATTAGAGAACAATTTAAAGCGTTGGCAGCACTAGGCCCAGCGGCTAGAGCAACTAGCAGTGCACCTTCAAAAACTTCAACAAGTGATGATAAGCAAGTCAAAGTACTCCAGCTTATTAATGCCTATCGATTTAGAGGGCATCAACATGCCAATTTAGATCCATTGGATTTATGGAAGCAGCCTAGAGTTCGCGACTTAGAATTATCTCATCATAATTTGACCGAAAAAGATTTCGACACACATTTTAATGTGGGGTCTTATGCAATTGGTCAAGAAACGATGACATTGAAGGATTTATTCACTTCTTTAAATAGAACCTATTGTGGTTCTATTGGTTCTGAATATATGCACATAACGGATACCGAACAAAAACGTTGGTTACAACAACGTATCGAATCGGTACAGGCAAAACCTGAAATTAGTCGTGATGAAAAAATCAATATTCTTAAAGGCTTAGTTGCTGCAGATGGTATGGAAAAATACCTAGGTGCTAAGTTCCCTGGAGCTAAACGCTTTTCGTTAGAAGGCGGCGATGCTTTAGTACCTATGCTCAAAGGGTTAATCAACCACGCGGGTGAAAGTGGCGCTAAAGAAGTTGTTATTGGTATGGCTCACCGTGGACGATTAAACGTACTTGTGAACGTTTTAGGAAAAAATCCATCAGTTTTATTTGATGAGTTTTCCGGTAAACACGATGAATCGCTTGGCGCTGGTGATGTTAAATATCACGCTGGTTTTTCGTCTGATTTCGCAACCGGCGGTGGCAACGTTCATTTAGCGTTGGCATTTAACCCTTCACATTTGGAAATCGTAAACCCAGTTGTTATCGGTTCAGTAAGAGCGCGACTTGATCGCCGCAACTGTGCTGATGGTTCTACCGTACTACCAATTACTATTCATGGTGACTCTGCCATTGCTGGACAAGGCGTTGTGCAAGAGACATTTAATATGTCTCAGACACGGGGATTCAAAGTAGGTGGTACAGTAAGAATAGTGATAAATAACCAAGTTGGTTTTACCACTTCTAAAACTGAAGATACTCGTTCCACTCAATATTGTACTGATATTGCGAAGATGGTTCAGGCGCCTATTTTTCACGTTAACTCTGATGATCCTGAAGCGGTTTTATTCGTGACAAAATTAGCATTAGATTATCGCAACACATTTAAACGTGATGTGATGATTGACTTGGTATGTTATCGACGTCATGGCCACAACGAAGCCGATGAGCCGAATGCAACTCAGCCGTTGATGTACCAAAAAATTAAAAAGCATCCTGTGCCACGCGCATTGTACGCTGATCAATTAACGACTGAGGGCAGCATTGAAGCGCATGAAGTGGAAAAATTGGTCAGTGAATACAGAGCAGCGTTAGATCACGGTGCATGTGTTGTGCCTGAATGGCGTCCAATGACCGAGCACTCTGTTGATTGGACTCCTTACTTAGGGCACGATTGGACTGCTGAATATGACGCATCAATTGAGAAAGAAAGGTTACTTGAGCTAGGTCGCTCAATAGTTAAATATCCTGAAGAGTTCAAATTACAATCTCGGGTTAAGAAACTATATGGCGATCGTGAAGCCATGTTAAAAGAAGAAAAACTGATAGATTGGGGTATGGCAGAAAATTTGGCCTACGCTGATATAGTATCTAAAGGTACGAATATTCGTTTAACAGGGCAAGATTCAGGTCGCGGCACATTCTTCCATCGTCATGCTGTATTGCACAATCAAGTTGATGGGGCTGAGTTTATGCCTCTACAAAACATTGATGAATCTCAAGGTAAAATGGAAATCTACGACTCGGTTTTATCTGAAGCCGCAGTTGTCGCATTTGAATTTGGTTATGCAACCGCTGAACCTGGCACATTAACCATATGGGAAGCACAATTTGGTGATTTTGCCAACGGTGCGCAAGTGGTTATTGATCAGTTTTTAAGTTCTGGCGAAGCTAAGTGGGGACGTTTATGTGGTCTAACATTATTGTTGCCACATGGTTATGAAGGACAAGGTCCGGAACATAGCTCAGCTAGATTAGAACGTTTTCTACAATTATGTGCAGATCACAATTGGCAAGTTTGTGTGCCTTCTACACCTGCACAGGTTTACAATATGATCAGACGTCAAGCTATTCGTCCGATGCGTAGACCTCTAATCGTGATGTCACCAAAATCACTTTTACGTCATCCTTTGGCTGTTTCTAGTTTTGATGAATTGACCGATGGTATCTTCCATAATGTCATTGACGAAATTGATGAAATTAAGCCAGCTGACGTTAAGCGTGTTGTGATGTGTTCAGGTAAAGTATATTACGATTTGTTAGAACAACGTCGTAAAAATGAACAACACGATGTGGCTATAGTCAGAATTGAGCAACTTTACCCATTCCCAAGTGAGGAAATGGTGGCAAACATAACCAAGAAATACGCACATGTAAAAGATTGGGTATGGTGTCAAGAAGAACCACAAAATCAGGGAGCTTGGTATTGTAGCCAGCATCATTTCTGGGCATCTATCCCAGAAGGCGCAAAATTGACCTATGCGGGTAGAACTGCATCTGCTTCTCCTGCAGTTGGCTATAACGCGGTTCACAATCAACAGCAAAAAGCGTTGGTTGATGATGCACTTACTTTATAA
- the odhB gene encoding 2-oxoglutarate dehydrogenase complex dihydrolipoyllysine-residue succinyltransferase: MTIEIKVPVLPESVADASIATWHVKVGDKVSRDQNLVDIETDKVVLEVVSPEEGIITEIMDAEGDTVLGEQIIAKLEEGDGASSTKASAAPAASQPSTSSTKGKSVEIKVPVLPESVADATIATWHVQPGEAVSRDQNLVDIETDKVVLEVVAPADGSLSDILAPEGETVTGEQVIANFIEGAGAAAPTAAESAEAESAEENDALSPSVRRLLAEKGVDAANIKGTGKGGRITKEDVEKHLKGASKPAAKDAPAAPAALVGERTEKRVPMTRLRKTIATRLLEAKNSTAMLTTFNEINMKPIMDLRKQYQESFEKRHGIRLGFMSFYVKAVTEALKRFPEVNASIDGDDIVYHNYFDISIAVSTPRGLVTPVLRDCDALGMAGIESGIKSLALKGRDGKLAMDDLQGGNFTITNGGVFGSLLSTPIINPPQSAILGMHKIQDRPMAVNGKVEILPMMYLALSYDHRIVDGKESVGFLVTVKEMLEDPTRLLLDV; the protein is encoded by the coding sequence ATGACAATAGAAATTAAAGTACCGGTGCTACCAGAATCAGTAGCAGATGCTTCGATTGCCACATGGCATGTCAAAGTTGGTGACAAAGTCAGTCGTGATCAAAATCTTGTTGATATTGAAACCGACAAGGTAGTGCTAGAAGTTGTATCCCCAGAAGAGGGTATAATCACAGAAATTATGGATGCTGAGGGTGATACAGTCCTTGGTGAACAAATAATTGCAAAACTAGAAGAAGGCGATGGCGCTAGCAGTACTAAAGCATCTGCAGCTCCAGCCGCTAGTCAACCATCTACATCAAGTACAAAGGGTAAATCAGTGGAAATTAAAGTTCCTGTGCTGCCAGAATCGGTAGCTGACGCAACAATAGCAACATGGCATGTACAACCTGGGGAAGCTGTTTCTCGGGATCAGAATCTAGTGGATATCGAAACTGACAAAGTAGTGTTAGAAGTCGTTGCTCCAGCAGACGGTTCTTTGAGTGACATATTGGCACCTGAAGGCGAGACAGTTACTGGTGAACAAGTCATCGCTAATTTCATCGAAGGTGCGGGTGCTGCAGCCCCAACTGCTGCAGAGTCTGCAGAAGCAGAATCAGCAGAAGAAAATGATGCACTTAGTCCTTCGGTTAGACGTTTATTAGCTGAAAAAGGCGTAGACGCGGCTAACATCAAAGGTACTGGTAAAGGCGGACGTATCACTAAAGAAGATGTAGAAAAACATCTTAAAGGTGCTTCTAAACCTGCAGCCAAAGACGCACCAGCTGCGCCTGCTGCTTTAGTCGGTGAGCGCACTGAAAAACGTGTTCCAATGACTCGTTTGCGTAAAACCATTGCAACTCGTCTGTTAGAAGCGAAAAACTCTACTGCAATGTTGACAACATTTAATGAAATCAACATGAAGCCAATTATGGATTTGCGTAAGCAATACCAAGAAAGCTTCGAAAAGCGTCATGGTATTCGTTTAGGTTTCATGTCGTTTTATGTAAAAGCAGTAACTGAAGCGTTAAAACGTTTCCCTGAAGTAAATGCATCAATCGATGGTGATGATATTGTTTATCATAACTATTTTGATATCTCTATTGCGGTTTCTACTCCTCGCGGTTTGGTAACGCCAGTATTAAGAGATTGTGACGCATTGGGAATGGCAGGGATTGAAAGCGGTATTAAATCTCTTGCGCTTAAAGGTCGTGATGGCAAACTTGCTATGGATGATCTACAAGGTGGTAACTTTACTATCACTAACGGTGGTGTTTTTGGGTCATTGTTATCAACTCCAATTATTAATCCTCCACAAAGTGCGATTCTTGGTATGCATAAAATCCAAGATCGTCCAATGGCGGTAAATGGAAAAGTTGAAATTTTACCTATGATGTATTTGGCGTTATCTTATGACCACCGCATCGTTGATGGTAAAGAATCCGTAGGCTTTTTGGTTACGGTAAAAGAAATGCTAGAAGACCCAACTCGTCTATTATTGGACGTTTAA
- the sucC gene encoding ADP-forming succinate--CoA ligase subunit beta produces MNLHEYQGKQLFKEYGLPVSEGFATDSPEEAAAAADKIGGSEWVVKCQVHAGGRGKAGGVKLVKSKDEIKAFAEKWLGKNLVTFQTDENGQPVSKILVESCTDIADELYLGAVVDRTSRRIVFMASTEGGVEIETVAEETPEKILKAEIDPIVGAQPYQARDMAFQLGLKGVQIKQFTQIFLGLAKMFVDLDIALIEINPLVIKADGDIHCLDAKVAIDGNAAYRQPKVKAMHDPSQDDAREAEAAKWELNYVALDGNVGCMVNGAGLAMGTMDIVNLHGGKPANFLDVGGGATKERVAEAFKIILSDSNVSAVLVNIFGGIVRCDMIAEGIIGAVKEVGVNVPVVVRLEGTNAELGREVLAASGLDIIAASSLTDAAQQVVKAAEGK; encoded by the coding sequence ATGAATTTGCATGAATATCAAGGTAAGCAATTATTCAAAGAATATGGCTTGCCAGTATCTGAAGGGTTTGCAACAGATTCTCCAGAAGAAGCTGCAGCGGCGGCTGATAAAATTGGCGGAAGCGAATGGGTAGTTAAGTGCCAAGTACACGCGGGTGGCCGAGGTAAGGCTGGCGGTGTTAAATTAGTTAAATCTAAAGACGAAATAAAAGCTTTTGCTGAAAAATGGTTAGGTAAGAACCTAGTTACATTTCAAACAGACGAAAACGGCCAACCAGTTAGCAAGATCTTAGTTGAATCTTGTACTGATATTGCCGATGAACTTTATTTAGGTGCGGTTGTAGACCGTACTTCTCGTCGTATCGTTTTCATGGCGTCTACTGAAGGCGGCGTTGAAATTGAAACTGTTGCTGAAGAAACACCTGAAAAGATTTTAAAAGCTGAAATCGATCCTATCGTTGGTGCTCAACCATACCAAGCTCGTGATATGGCATTTCAATTGGGCCTTAAAGGCGTACAAATTAAACAGTTCACGCAAATATTCTTAGGTTTAGCAAAAATGTTTGTTGACCTTGATATTGCCCTGATCGAAATCAACCCTCTAGTAATCAAAGCTGACGGCGACATTCATTGTCTAGATGCTAAAGTTGCTATCGATGGTAACGCAGCATATCGTCAGCCTAAAGTTAAAGCTATGCACGATCCATCACAAGATGACGCTCGTGAAGCTGAAGCCGCTAAATGGGAACTTAACTATGTAGCACTAGACGGAAACGTTGGTTGTATGGTTAACGGTGCCGGTCTTGCAATGGGAACTATGGATATTGTTAACCTTCACGGTGGCAAACCAGCTAACTTCCTTGATGTTGGTGGCGGTGCAACTAAAGAACGTGTAGCAGAAGCATTTAAAATTATTCTTTCTGACAGCAACGTTAGTGCAGTATTAGTTAATATTTTTGGTGGAATTGTACGTTGTGACATGATCGCTGAAGGTATTATTGGTGCAGTTAAAGAAGTAGGTGTAAACGTACCTGTAGTTGTACGTCTTGAAGGTACTAACGCTGAACTAGGACGTGAAGTATTAGCTGCTTCTGGCCTAGATATCATAGCTGCAAGCAGTCTAACTGACGCAGCTCAGCAAGTTGTTAAAGCTGCGGAGGGCAAATAA